The Streptococcus viridans genome contains the following window.
AGGAAAAAAGAAGCAAACAATATCGTGCCAGGAGTAGCCATCGCAACAGCTCTGATGCCACCTATCTGCACTGCAGGCTATGGTTTAGCTAATGGAAATGTACGATTCTTATTTGGAGCTCTCTATCTTTTCTTGATTAACTGTGTCTTTATCATGCTAATCAACATTGTTGGAACAAGAATTTTGATGAGAAAATCTCCCTTAAGTTCATTTAATGAGCTAAACATTAAAATGAAAATTGGGTTGATATCCTTGATTGTATTATTGGTCCTTCCAGCCAGCTATTCAGCAGTCACTCTGACGATGGATCAAGCGCGAAAAGAAGGGATCAAACAGTTTGTAGGAAAAGAGTTCACTAATCATACGGTCATTAATCAAGTCTACAAGTCGAGGAATAATGAATTGGTCTTGACGGTTGTTGGAGATCCGATTTCAGAAGAAGAATTAGAAACCATTCGCCAAAAACAAGCCTCTTACGGTATTCAATCTGTTCAATTGAAAGTCAATCAAGTCCATAATTCGACAAAATTAGATAGTGAGACGACCAAGGAATTTTACGAAAACATTGACAAGTATATCGATCAAAAACTCTCTGAAAAAGATTCACAAAACGATCTCGTAAAAGAAAATGAGGCAGACAAGGATTGAGGATAGTCAACTTATCTAACTCATGGAAGCAAATCTTGGGGGGATATCCTATATCCAAAAGTTAATGGATAGAAAGGATTGTTGATGAGGATACTATTTGTGGTGGTTTGACCAATCACTACTAGCTCAGGTTAAACAAAATATAAAAAGGCGGTGGGACAGAAATCGATAGACAAAGTCT
Protein-coding sequences here:
- a CDS encoding DUF389 domain-containing protein, whose protein sequence is MTRNYSTREFREKLYDDLHVRLRDTVILMCSIFIASIGLNMNSTAVIIGAMLISPLMTPIIGLGFGLAIFDTRLIKQSLEVLFTQVLVSLLVSTLYFWISPLSYASSELIARTSPTIWDVLIAIAGGIAGFIGSRKKEANNIVPGVAIATALMPPICTAGYGLANGNVRFLFGALYLFLINCVFIMLINIVGTRILMRKSPLSSFNELNIKMKIGLISLIVLLVLPASYSAVTLTMDQARKEGIKQFVGKEFTNHTVINQVYKSRNNELVLTVVGDPISEEELETIRQKQASYGIQSVQLKVNQVHNSTKLDSETTKEFYENIDKYIDQKLSEKDSQNDLVKENEADKD